A genomic segment from Bradyrhizobium diazoefficiens USDA 110 encodes:
- the atzF gene encoding allophanate hydrolase, with protein MSQSVARSRTNHETIARNSSSALEAIETAYDRIEAERERNCWIYLRPREEALEECRKLVARARTGENLPLLGIPFGVKDNIDVEGMPTTAACPAFSYTPWHSAHSVERLTAAGAICLGKTNLDQFATGLSGARSPHGPCASVADARYVSGGSSSGSAVAVAAGHVAFALGTDTGGSGRIPAGFNNIVGIKPTVGLVSSRGLVPNCPTIDCVSVFCNTVSDGEAIIEIIEGFDFEDPYSRVPRAFSFATGTVPSFRFGRIASADLECFGMPECGELYERACERFTQIGGTAIEVDFAPFRQAGELMFSGPWVAERHSAIASLMDIDSGSLLDVTRTVLGSAAGYSAIDTFGAIHRLHRLRRDAEAIFACIDALVVPTAPRPFTLEEMDRDPITLNNRLGYYSYFANLLDLCGVAVPNATLPNGMPMGVTLLAPAWHDRALIGLARRFEASAGRAAFELKSGG; from the coding sequence GTGAGTCAGTCTGTCGCGCGCTCCAGGACAAATCACGAAACCATCGCCAGGAATTCGTCATCGGCGCTGGAGGCGATCGAAACGGCGTACGACCGGATCGAGGCCGAGCGCGAGCGCAATTGCTGGATCTATCTCCGCCCGCGGGAGGAGGCGCTGGAAGAATGCCGCAAGCTGGTGGCGCGCGCGCGGACGGGCGAAAATCTTCCGCTGCTCGGCATTCCCTTCGGTGTGAAGGACAATATCGACGTCGAGGGAATGCCGACCACCGCCGCATGCCCGGCGTTCAGCTACACGCCCTGGCATTCCGCGCACAGCGTCGAACGCCTCACCGCGGCCGGCGCAATTTGTCTCGGAAAGACCAATCTCGACCAGTTCGCCACAGGCCTGTCCGGCGCGCGTTCGCCCCATGGCCCCTGCGCGTCGGTTGCCGACGCGCGCTATGTTTCGGGCGGCTCCAGTTCCGGGTCCGCGGTCGCCGTGGCGGCCGGGCACGTCGCGTTCGCGCTCGGCACCGATACCGGCGGATCCGGCCGCATACCTGCCGGCTTCAACAACATCGTCGGAATCAAGCCGACCGTTGGGCTGGTGTCATCACGCGGGCTGGTGCCGAATTGCCCGACGATCGATTGCGTCTCGGTGTTCTGCAATACCGTCAGCGACGGCGAGGCGATCATCGAAATTATCGAGGGGTTCGATTTCGAAGATCCCTACAGCCGCGTGCCCAGGGCCTTTTCTTTCGCCACAGGGACGGTGCCATCGTTCCGGTTCGGCCGCATCGCGTCCGCCGATCTCGAATGCTTCGGCATGCCGGAATGCGGCGAGCTCTATGAGCGCGCCTGCGAGCGTTTCACGCAGATCGGAGGAACGGCGATCGAGGTGGACTTCGCCCCGTTCCGCCAGGCCGGGGAGTTGATGTTCAGCGGGCCCTGGGTCGCGGAGCGGCACTCGGCCATCGCCTCGCTGATGGACATCGATTCCGGCTCCCTGCTTGACGTCACGAGGACCGTGCTCGGCTCAGCCGCCGGCTATTCCGCGATCGACACGTTTGGTGCCATTCACCGGCTGCACCGGCTTCGCCGCGATGCCGAGGCGATCTTTGCTTGTATCGATGCGCTGGTGGTCCCGACCGCACCGCGGCCGTTCACGCTGGAGGAGATGGATCGCGATCCGATCACGCTCAACAATCGCCTCGGCTATTACTCGTACTTCGCCAATCTGCTCGATCTCTGCGGCGTGGCGGTTCCGAACGCGACGTTGCCGAACGGCATGCCCATGGGCGTGACCCTGCTGGCGCCGGCCTGGCATGATCGCGCGCTGATCGGACTGGCGCGGCGCTTCGAGGCCAGTGCAGGCCGAGCGGCCTTCGAATTGAAGTCTGGCGGCTGA
- a CDS encoding Tim44 domain-containing protein, with product MPGIWETNMNFSQRSRSLFKTIAVVLALALPTALAISSADARVGGGMSSGSRGSRTYSAPPSTTTAPGSTSQFNRTYTQPGAGMNSAATAPARGGLFGRGGGFLGGLAAGFLGAGLLGMLFGGGLFGGLGGLSSILGLIIQIVLVVFVVRLAMSWWQRRHTPQAAYANADAGSGPGPQTSYRSGLGGGLGGFGFGANNAPLEIKPVDYEAFERLLGDVQTAWSNEDVAKLHTLATPEMVSYFEQDLGQNRARNVVNKVTNVKLLQGDLAEAWREGETDYATVALRFALTDKTLDRNTGAVVAGSEQPGEVTEVWTFARRPGGTWELSAIQQTN from the coding sequence TCGCAACGCTCCCGCAGTCTCTTCAAGACGATCGCCGTCGTGCTGGCGCTTGCGCTGCCGACAGCGCTGGCGATCTCGTCCGCCGACGCGCGCGTCGGTGGCGGCATGTCGTCGGGTTCGCGCGGCTCGCGGACCTATTCGGCGCCGCCGTCAACCACGACCGCGCCGGGCTCGACCTCGCAGTTCAACCGCACCTACACCCAGCCGGGCGCAGGCATGAATTCGGCCGCGACCGCGCCCGCGCGCGGCGGCCTGTTCGGCCGCGGCGGCGGTTTCCTGGGCGGCCTTGCGGCCGGCTTCCTCGGCGCAGGCCTCTTGGGCATGCTGTTCGGCGGCGGCCTGTTCGGCGGCCTCGGCGGCCTGTCGTCGATCCTGGGCCTGATCATCCAGATCGTGCTCGTGGTGTTCGTGGTGCGGCTGGCGATGTCGTGGTGGCAGCGCCGCCACACGCCGCAGGCGGCCTATGCCAACGCTGATGCAGGTAGCGGTCCGGGACCGCAGACGAGCTATCGCAGCGGCCTCGGTGGCGGTCTCGGCGGCTTCGGTTTCGGCGCCAACAACGCGCCGCTCGAGATCAAGCCGGTCGACTATGAGGCGTTCGAGCGCCTGCTCGGCGATGTCCAGACCGCATGGTCGAACGAGGACGTGGCCAAGCTGCACACGCTCGCGACGCCGGAAATGGTCTCCTATTTCGAGCAGGACCTCGGCCAGAACCGCGCGCGCAACGTCGTCAACAAGGTCACGAACGTGAAGCTGTTGCAGGGCGACCTCGCGGAAGCCTGGCGCGAGGGCGAGACCGACTACGCCACGGTGGCGCTGCGCTTCGCGCTCACCGACAAGACGCTTGACCGCAACACCGGCGCTGTGGTTGCCGGCAGCGAGCAGCCGGGTGAGGTCACCGAAGTCTGGACCTTCGCCCGACGCCCGGGCGGCACCTGGGAATTGTCGGCGATCCAGCAGACCAACTGA